The DNA sequence GCTACTTTAAACATTTCTTTTGTTGTCACTAACATATAATTTTCTCCTTAACTTCATATTTTTATATATCTTTTTTTAATATTCTAACCATTACAGCTGTAACAATTGTTCCTGCTATAATTGCAGTTATATACAATAGAAGATTTGTAACTGCACCTGGTATTAAAAATACAAATGCTCCACCATGTGGGACTGCCAATTTACATTTAAATAGCATAGATAATGCACCTGCTACAGCAGCTCCTATTGTAGTTGATGGAAGAACTCTTCCTGGATCAGCAGCTGCAAACGGAATAGCACCTTCTGTAATAAAAGATACTCCTAAAATCCATGCGGTTTTTCCTGCTTCTCTTTCCTCAAGTGTAAATTTGTTTTTACAAATTATTGTAGCAAGAGCTAGTCCTAATGGAGGAACCATTCCACCAGCCATAACAGCAGCCATAGCCATTGATGGTTGTCCAGAAGTTAAGGAAGCTACTGCAAAAGCATATGCTACTTTATTAAGTACTCCACCCATATCTATTGAGATCATAGTTCCTAATACAAGTCCTAATACAATAGCATTAGCTCCACTTAAATTACTTAACCAATTGTTCAAAAAATTATTTAAATAACTTATAGGAGTACCTATAACATATATCATTGTTAAACCTACAACTAAACATGATATTACAGGTATTACCAAAATAGGCATTATGCCCTTAAGTGATGGAGGAAGTACTATCTTTTCTTTTAGAAATTTAACAACATATCCAGCCAAGAAACCTGCTAAAATACCACCTAAAAATCCAGAGTTAGTTGAAGCAGCAAGCATACCACCTACCATACCAGGTGCAAGACCAGGTCTATCGGCAATAGAAAATGATATGAAGCCTGCTAGAATTGGTATCATTAAAGCGAATGCAGAATCCCCACCTATTTTCATTAGCGCTGATGCTAAAGTGCCTTCTTGTTGAAATGCTTTTATGCCAAAAATAAAGGATAATGCAATTAAGATACCTCCTGCTACAACAAATGGAATCATATGTGATACACCATTCATTAGATGTTTATAAAGTCGAGCAGTTAAAGACGTGCTTTGTTTTTTTGAAGTATTACTATTTGTATGTGAATTGTTAAGGTTATTATTTTTATACACAACTGCTTCATTTACTCTTTCTAATATTTGCTCACCATTTTTCATAGCATCATGTGTTCCTACTTCAAGTATTGGTTTTCCACTAAATCTTTCTTTTTGAACGTCTTTATCACTAGCTATAACAACTACATCTGCCTCTTTTATTTCTTCCTCTGTCAAAACGTTCTCAGAACCAATGGACCCCATCGTTTCAACTTTTATTTGATATCCTTTCTTTTTTGCTGCTATTTCTAGAGACTCAGCAGCCATATATGTGTGAGCAATACCTGCTATGCAAGAAGTAACTGCAACTATTTTCATTTAGCCTTCACTCTCCCCATTTAAGATTAATAATATTTCTTCTTTTGTATTTGCATTTTTTAATTTGTGTCTGAATTCAGGATGCATTAATTTTCTTGACAACTGGCTTAGTACTTTTAAGTGTAAATTATTGGAGTCTTCTGGGACAGCAATTAAAAATATAAGATGAACCAATTTTTCATCAAATGATTTAAAATCTATACCTTTTTTACTAACACCAAAAGCTAAACTAGCATTTTTAACACCTTTACTTTTTCCATGAGGTATTGCTATTTCATTACCTATTCCTGTAGATATTTCTCCCTCTCGTTTTATTACATCACTCAAATAAATATTCTTATCATGTAGATTATTACTTTTATCAATGGCATCTACTAATTCACAAATTACTTCTTCTTTTGTATCTCCATGCAGCTCCATACAGATTTGTTCTTTATTTATTAATTCAGTAATGTCCATAAAATCCTCCTGTTTACAAGTAATCTTAAGTATATTTTTTTTCTTTATCTTTTAGTTTAATTTGAAATATTTTTATTTATTTACTCATATTTTCTTAAAAAAGTTTTATAACTAAAAAATTTCTGTTATAATTATTAGGTACGTATAATTTTTCTTATAATAGATTAGAAAAGGGCCAATTTTCTTTTTTATTATAAGAATTTTTTTATTTTAATTATTATTAATACTAACTTTTTATTATCTATTATCCCTCCTATTTTTCTTATTTATATATATAATGAGCTCATTATTTTCTATTTTGCTTGAATTATTTTGACTTGACTACTATATTTATTTAGAACTTCTTTTTCTATTTTATCGTCTGTAATAATCATATTTGCATGTTTTAAATCACATAATTTATACATTTTAACTTCATTAAATTTTTTACTTTCACACATAAATA is a window from the Abyssisolibacter fermentans genome containing:
- a CDS encoding PTS sugar transporter subunit IIA — encoded protein: MDITELINKEQICMELHGDTKEEVICELVDAIDKSNNLHDKNIYLSDVIKREGEISTGIGNEIAIPHGKSKGVKNASLAFGVSKKGIDFKSFDEKLVHLIFLIAVPEDSNNLHLKVLSQLSRKLMHPEFRHKLKNANTKEEILLILNGESEG
- a CDS encoding PTS fructose transporter subunit IIC, whose translation is MKIVAVTSCIAGIAHTYMAAESLEIAAKKKGYQIKVETMGSIGSENVLTEEEIKEADVVVIASDKDVQKERFSGKPILEVGTHDAMKNGEQILERVNEAVVYKNNNLNNSHTNSNTSKKQSTSLTARLYKHLMNGVSHMIPFVVAGGILIALSFIFGIKAFQQEGTLASALMKIGGDSAFALMIPILAGFISFSIADRPGLAPGMVGGMLAASTNSGFLGGILAGFLAGYVVKFLKEKIVLPPSLKGIMPILVIPVISCLVVGLTMIYVIGTPISYLNNFLNNWLSNLSGANAIVLGLVLGTMISIDMGGVLNKVAYAFAVASLTSGQPSMAMAAVMAGGMVPPLGLALATIICKNKFTLEEREAGKTAWILGVSFITEGAIPFAAADPGRVLPSTTIGAAVAGALSMLFKCKLAVPHGGAFVFLIPGAVTNLLLYITAIIAGTIVTAVMVRILKKDI